One window from the genome of Candidatus Methylomirabilota bacterium encodes:
- a CDS encoding alpha/beta hydrolase has product MKRKTIFELEPQLREPRVPTLVMTGDQDEPCIEPSLFMRRHIPNAGLLVVPMTGHTVNIEEPARVNREVGEFLTAVENGRWGTWTA; this is encoded by the coding sequence ATGAAGCGCAAGACCATCTTCGAGCTCGAGCCGCAGCTGCGCGAGCCGCGCGTGCCGACGCTCGTGATGACGGGCGATCAGGACGAGCCGTGCATCGAGCCGTCGCTGTTCATGCGCCGCCACATCCCGAACGCCGGCCTCCTGGTCGTGCCGATGACCGGCCACACGGTCAACATCGAGGAGCCCGCGCGCGTCAATCGGGAGGTCGGCGAGTTCCTCACGGCCGTGGAGAACGGCCGGTGGGGGACGTGGACGGCGTGA
- a CDS encoding potassium channel protein: MSPHDRLWQIFILLAGVIAFGTVGYQLIEGWVFFDALYMTVITVASVGFQEVHPLSTAGRAFTIGLIIVGLGVVAYGLGTITAFWVEGDLSHLWEKRTMERQIAALRDHIVVCGGGETGRHVARELLRTQRPFVCIEVNPAQEDALSRLGSGILYILGDATSSEVLRQARVETARGMVACMANDKDNLFALLSARELNPAMRIVTRAVSDDAGPKLLKAGADAVVSVPTIGALRLASAMVRPNVVDFLDAMLREPGAMRVQEVTVGLGLAGQPLGALKLQERTGVIVFALRDAATHRHVFNPAAERPLAPGDVLMGCADAEQFAALARIVTEG; encoded by the coding sequence GTGAGCCCGCACGATCGTCTCTGGCAGATCTTCATCCTGCTGGCCGGCGTCATCGCGTTCGGCACCGTGGGCTACCAGCTCATCGAGGGCTGGGTCTTCTTCGACGCGCTCTACATGACCGTGATCACCGTGGCCTCCGTGGGCTTCCAGGAGGTCCACCCCCTGTCCACGGCGGGGCGGGCGTTCACGATCGGCCTCATCATCGTCGGCCTCGGCGTCGTCGCGTACGGGCTCGGCACGATCACCGCGTTCTGGGTCGAGGGCGACCTCTCGCACCTCTGGGAGAAGCGAACGATGGAGCGACAGATCGCGGCACTGCGTGACCACATCGTCGTCTGCGGGGGCGGGGAGACCGGACGCCACGTGGCGCGCGAGCTCCTCCGGACTCAGCGGCCGTTCGTCTGCATCGAGGTCAACCCGGCGCAGGAGGACGCGCTCTCGCGGCTCGGCTCCGGGATCCTCTACATCCTCGGCGACGCGACGTCGAGCGAGGTGCTCCGCCAGGCGCGCGTCGAGACGGCGCGCGGCATGGTCGCGTGCATGGCCAACGACAAGGACAACCTCTTCGCGCTCCTCTCCGCGCGCGAGCTGAACCCGGCGATGCGTATCGTGACGCGCGCCGTCTCCGACGACGCCGGGCCGAAGCTCCTGAAGGCCGGCGCGGACGCGGTCGTGTCGGTGCCGACGATCGGCGCGCTGCGCCTCGCCTCGGCGATGGTGCGCCCGAACGTGGTGGACTTCCTCGACGCGATGCTGCGCGAGCCCGGCGCGATGCGCGTGCAGGAGGTGACCGTCGGGCTGGGGCTGGCCGGCCAGCCGCTCGGCGCGCTGAAGCTCCAGGAACGGACGGGCGTCATCGTGTTCGCGCTGCGCGACGCCGCGACGCATCGCCACGTCTTCAACCCGGCGGCGGAGCGCCCGCTCGCGCCCGGGGACGTGCTCATGGGTTGCGCGGACGCCGAGCAGTTCGCCGCGCTGGCACGGATCGTCACGGAGGGCTGA